Proteins encoded in a region of the Clostridium butyricum genome:
- a CDS encoding DEAD/DEAH box helicase: protein MKISDLENIIIRNTSKINMTRGKKLLDDKAFTIDVHKVDNFYNIYGNFKSENNFKKCNPHLRIDMKNKKISFTKCNCNIFEGGELENKIYMCEHLVAAAMKFVEGIKKKLALKRIEEERIDKKIIKELENIYLIHSDEKEKVFDKKEKLVLNVSIKQVKEECSNDFDVSIYIGNTHMYPILNIKNCVCSIIKDEEYCIGKGLVYDKNKYYFSESDEQFIKYIYEIILISRNNESTSFIRISSELLKKFLEKLNNKKIKFNYNYQSYTSVILNSDLPLTFTMKKINGDYVLSTKKILPIPLSKNRDIFLYDRNIYIPSLKQVDLYRILYKYIKEDKKIIFKSDINNSEFGVLNKVLTSISQNIFYDEAIISKMNDDVRINFNFSRKKGKSVCDVIIKNNIIDMNYSEAIKINNDKFNFSKKLMNIESILNKYRFYYRNENFEFLGDDEEYYLFLKNGIDEIKSIGTIFTERSYIDYFKLNNGRFKDLSIKENSKGMYEFYMQFENISPYELNDVVKAYKEKKNFIKLDNNIYVDLKSKEIEKIMKIIDTLNLDIMSGKDKFYLSIDKLYYLKDKIEDDVIVFKNREKILDLIDALHRKQDNVYEIPKNLKCNLRDHQIEGYNWFKNLSDLGLGGILGDEMGLGKTIQTIAFLASEKNGTSMVVVPTSLLYNWSDEFKKFIPGLKVCIINGEKKEREKNIENYCDYDVLITTYGLIKNDIDLYENIEFKNIILDEGQNIKNYKAQITTTVKKLKANNRFILTGTPIENNLNELWSLFDFIMPGYLYTYKVFNEKFVKNESNLEELKILIKPYILRRTKKEAAGEMPEKYEKKILVNMPKEQKDVYDACVKEIQDKINSEKMNNITIFSFLTTLRQLCLDPSLVTNEYNGESGKFNEVLNIIKKDQKENKILLFSQFTKALKKLALKLDKEKIQYCYLDGSISSAARIKLVEEFNNDKNKRVFLISLKAGGTGLNLTSANMVIHFDPWWNPSIEDQATDRAHRIGQKRDVEVIKLIAKGTIEEKIVLLQEDKRNLINDVLTNELNDSEVFNLVTNSELINLLK, encoded by the coding sequence ATGAAAATATCTGATTTGGAAAATATAATTATACGAAATACATCTAAAATAAACATGACAAGAGGGAAAAAGTTATTAGATGATAAAGCATTCACTATTGACGTTCATAAGGTAGATAATTTTTATAATATTTATGGTAATTTTAAAAGTGAGAATAATTTTAAAAAGTGTAATCCTCACTTAAGAATAGATATGAAAAATAAAAAAATATCTTTTACAAAATGCAACTGTAATATCTTTGAGGGTGGCGAGTTAGAAAATAAGATTTATATGTGTGAACATCTAGTGGCAGCAGCAATGAAGTTTGTTGAAGGAATAAAGAAAAAATTAGCTCTAAAAAGAATTGAAGAAGAGAGAATTGACAAAAAAATAATAAAGGAATTAGAAAATATATATTTGATTCACAGTGATGAGAAGGAAAAGGTATTTGATAAAAAAGAAAAGCTTGTTCTTAATGTATCAATAAAACAGGTAAAAGAAGAATGTAGTAATGATTTTGATGTGAGTATATATATTGGGAATACTCATATGTATCCAATTTTAAATATAAAAAACTGTGTATGTTCAATTATAAAAGATGAAGAGTATTGTATAGGAAAAGGTCTTGTTTATGACAAGAACAAGTATTATTTTAGTGAAAGTGATGAACAATTTATTAAATATATATATGAAATTATATTAATTAGTAGAAATAATGAAAGCACAAGTTTTATAAGAATATCTTCAGAATTATTGAAAAAATTTCTTGAAAAATTAAATAATAAGAAGATTAAATTTAACTATAATTATCAAAGTTATACAAGTGTCATATTAAATTCTGATCTACCATTAACATTTACTATGAAGAAAATAAATGGAGATTATGTTCTAAGTACTAAGAAAATACTTCCGATACCTTTAAGTAAAAATAGAGATATATTTTTATATGATAGAAATATATATATTCCCTCATTAAAACAAGTGGATTTATATAGGATTTTATATAAATATATAAAAGAAGACAAAAAAATTATTTTTAAGAGTGATATAAATAATAGTGAGTTTGGTGTATTAAATAAAGTATTAACATCTATATCTCAAAATATATTTTATGATGAAGCAATAATAAGTAAAATGAATGATGATGTTAGAATTAACTTTAATTTTTCAAGAAAAAAAGGAAAATCAGTATGTGATGTAATAATCAAAAATAATATTATAGATATGAACTATTCTGAGGCTATTAAAATAAATAATGATAAATTCAATTTTTCAAAGAAATTAATGAATATTGAAAGTATTTTAAATAAATATAGATTTTATTATAGAAATGAGAATTTTGAATTCTTAGGAGATGATGAAGAATATTATTTGTTTTTAAAGAATGGAATAGATGAAATAAAGAGTATAGGAACTATATTTACAGAAAGATCATATATAGATTACTTTAAATTAAATAATGGAAGATTTAAGGATTTGTCAATTAAAGAAAATTCAAAAGGAATGTATGAATTTTACATGCAGTTTGAAAATATATCACCATATGAACTGAATGATGTAGTAAAAGCATATAAAGAAAAGAAAAATTTTATAAAACTTGATAATAATATATATGTTGACTTAAAAAGCAAAGAGATTGAAAAAATTATGAAAATTATAGATACTTTAAATCTAGATATTATGAGTGGAAAGGATAAATTTTACCTTTCAATTGATAAATTATATTATTTAAAAGATAAAATAGAAGATGATGTAATAGTATTTAAGAATAGAGAAAAAATACTGGATTTAATAGATGCACTTCATAGAAAACAAGATAATGTCTATGAAATACCTAAAAACTTGAAATGTAATTTAAGAGATCATCAGATTGAAGGATATAATTGGTTTAAAAATCTTAGTGATCTTGGTCTTGGAGGAATACTTGGAGACGAAATGGGTCTTGGAAAAACTATTCAAACAATAGCATTTCTTGCTTCAGAGAAAAATGGGACTTCCATGGTTGTAGTACCAACTTCTCTTTTATATAATTGGAGCGATGAATTTAAAAAATTTATTCCAGGTTTGAAAGTTTGTATTATCAATGGTGAGAAAAAAGAAAGAGAAAAAAATATTGAAAATTATTGTGATTATGATGTTTTAATTACTACTTATGGATTGATTAAAAATGATATTGATCTTTATGAAAATATAGAATTCAAAAATATAATATTAGATGAAGGTCAGAATATTAAAAATTATAAAGCACAGATAACCACTACAGTAAAAAAACTTAAAGCTAATAATCGATTCATTCTTACAGGTACACCAATAGAAAATAATCTTAATGAATTATGGTCATTATTTGATTTCATTATGCCAGGATACTTATATACATATAAAGTGTTTAATGAAAAGTTTGTAAAAAATGAATCCAACCTTGAAGAACTTAAAATACTAATAAAGCCATATATACTAAGAAGAACCAAAAAAGAAGCAGCGGGAGAAATGCCTGAAAAATATGAGAAAAAAATATTGGTTAATATGCCAAAAGAACAAAAAGATGTTTATGATGCTTGTGTTAAAGAAATACAAGATAAGATTAATAGTGAAAAAATGAATAATATAACGATCTTTTCATTCTTAACAACTCTTAGACAATTATGTCTTGACCCTTCGTTAGTTACTAATGAATACAATGGAGAAAGTGGGAAATTTAACGAAGTGTTAAATATCATAAAGAAAGATCAAAAAGAAAATAAGATTCTGTTATTTTCTCAATTTACAAAGGCTCTCAAGAAACTAGCTTTAAAACTAGATAAAGAAAAAATACAGTATTGCTATCTTGATGGTAGCATATCATCAGCAGCTAGAATTAAGCTTGTAGAAGAATTTAATAATGATAAGAATAAACGAGTATTCCTGATTTCTTTAAAAGCAGGTGGGACAGGATTAAATCTTACAAGTGCAAATATGGTTATTCACTTTGATCCGTGGTGGAATCCATCAATAGAAGATCAGGCAACAGATCGTGCACATAGAATAGGTCAGAAAAGGGATGTTGAAGTAATTAAGTTAATAGCAAAAGGAACCATAGAAGAAAAAATAGTTCTTCTTCAAGAAGATAAAAGAAATCTAATCAATGATGTATTGACAAATGAATTAAATGATAGTGAAGTATTCAATTTAGTAACAAATAGTGAATTGATTAACCTTCTCAAATAA
- the sigI gene encoding RNA polymerase sigma factor SigI, with translation MLENVLIDLNIEGQTTVDRLIEKHMPFIIKSISDVTGRYVSCENDEELSVGLLGFNEAIERYDNEKGHFLSYAKLVISSRIKNYLKGENKHQHSSLEELTEMGLEFKDENFEQEEDNSLLVEQIEMLKAEINSFGFTLEDLMEEAPKQQATRENAINLSKQICEEEEFISFMYLKRRLPIKKIVLRFGVTEKVVKRSKKFIIAVVIIINKNLSALKNWIRK, from the coding sequence ATGCTCGAAAATGTTTTAATAGATTTAAATATTGAAGGACAAACTACAGTTGACAGGCTGATAGAAAAACATATGCCATTCATAATAAAGAGTATTTCAGATGTTACAGGGAGATATGTATCATGTGAAAATGATGAAGAACTAAGTGTTGGTCTACTTGGCTTTAACGAAGCAATTGAGAGATATGATAATGAAAAAGGACATTTTTTATCTTATGCTAAACTTGTTATTTCAAGTAGAATAAAAAATTATTTGAAAGGCGAAAATAAGCATCAACATTCATCTCTAGAAGAACTTACGGAGATGGGGTTAGAATTTAAAGATGAAAACTTTGAGCAGGAAGAAGACAATAGTTTGTTAGTAGAACAGATTGAAATGCTGAAAGCTGAAATCAATTCCTTTGGTTTTACTTTAGAAGATTTAATGGAAGAAGCACCAAAACAACAGGCAACAAGAGAAAATGCTATAAATTTATCGAAACAGATATGTGAAGAAGAGGAATTTATATCATTCATGTATTTAAAAAGAAGGCTACCAATAAAGAAAATAGTTCTTAGATTTGGAGTCACGGAAAAAGTTGTTAAACGAAGTAAAAAATTTATAATAGCAGTTGTTATAATTATTAACAAAAATCTTAGCGCCTTGAAAAATTGGATCAGGAAGTAG
- a CDS encoding anti-sigma factor domain-containing protein: MKKGLIMEIKDEYAIMLNDDGSMDKIVVKPQMVVGQKIFYFEEDIVKISTTTQSKFKYNVFMKSFGSIAALFLIAFTFFYNIHVNKTYAVVSLDINPSIQLEVGNNKKIINVEGMNDDGKSIDFSSVKGCNINDGIKAVKDILVEKEYLKNNKDVLVGFAFVKNEDKTAYEDNIIDAVLTTFDTENVAYIKVDDKNDVEEAKEQGISLGRYEASKVVDEETKKKIVSAPVKDITEQIKDKENVKYYNADEDKAEDVSAPKEEKVEDKINMIPADKPADNNSNTNNATTKETKENGNNANHKPDIVAPSDEKTPAHSDKSEENNDKSEINNGVLELNPEKPAEGENSSNNQDGDKNTVIDPDKNVIENNTTSGKLEEDNKVQEVVPDSSVEKPKQGNIN, encoded by the coding sequence ATGAAAAAAGGTTTAATAATGGAAATTAAAGATGAATATGCCATTATGTTAAATGATGACGGCAGTATGGATAAAATCGTAGTTAAGCCACAGATGGTAGTTGGACAAAAAATATTTTACTTTGAAGAAGATATTGTAAAAATTTCAACGACGACTCAAAGTAAATTTAAATATAATGTATTTATGAAATCATTTGGATCTATTGCAGCATTATTCTTAATTGCATTTACGTTTTTTTATAATATACATGTAAACAAAACTTATGCAGTTGTTAGTCTTGATATTAATCCAAGTATACAGTTAGAAGTTGGAAATAATAAAAAGATAATTAATGTTGAAGGTATGAATGATGATGGAAAGAGTATAGATTTTTCTAGTGTTAAAGGATGTAATATAAATGATGGTATTAAAGCAGTAAAAGACATTCTTGTAGAAAAAGAGTATTTGAAAAATAATAAAGATGTATTAGTTGGATTTGCATTTGTTAAAAATGAAGATAAGACTGCTTATGAAGATAATATAATAGATGCTGTTTTAACAACATTTGATACTGAAAATGTAGCATACATTAAAGTAGACGATAAGAATGATGTTGAAGAAGCTAAGGAACAAGGTATAAGCTTAGGTAGATATGAAGCGTCTAAAGTAGTTGATGAAGAAACAAAGAAAAAAATAGTAAGTGCTCCAGTTAAAGATATTACAGAGCAAATTAAAGATAAAGAAAATGTAAAATACTATAATGCTGATGAAGATAAAGCTGAAGATGTAAGTGCACCTAAAGAAGAAAAGGTTGAAGATAAAATCAATATGATACCAGCAGACAAACCAGCAGACAATAATAGTAATACAAATAATGCTACAACTAAGGAGACTAAGGAAAACGGGAATAATGCAAATCATAAGCCTGATATTGTAGCTCCATCTGATGAAAAAACTCCAGCACATTCTGATAAGAGTGAAGAGAATAATGATAAGTCAGAAATTAATAATGGAGTATTGGAACTTAATCCAGAAAAGCCTGCTGAAGGTGAAAATAGTAGCAATAATCAGGATGGGGATAAAAACACTGTTATAGATCCAGATAAGAATGTTATAGAAAATAACACAACATCAGGAAAATTAGAAGAAGATAATAAAGTTCAGGAAGTTGTGCCAGATAGTAGTGTTGAAAAACCAAAACAAGGTAATATAAATTAA
- a CDS encoding bifunctional homocysteine S-methyltransferase/methylenetetrahydrofolate reductase — protein MIKEFLNNNILICDGAMGTYYSEKTGNDISYCEFGNLNDKNTIRRIHEEYIEAGAKLIRTNTFSANSKELGVSRKTLKDIIESGIEIAKEAVYNKEVFIGASIGPIRENGADENVVEVLEEYKFIVDCFLDNNINVFIFETLSNLDYLEEVSTYIKNKKPESFILTQFAVKPDGFTRDGYSVSKIVGEVKKINTIDSYGFNCGSGPTHALELIKKIDIGDDIVSSLPNAGFPEIIHERTVYPNNPVYFARKVKEIKKLGVSIIGGCCGTNPSYISKLRDTIDNKPEAGDKIKRYEHETYNEKNIIKNKFKEKVKNGDFVIAVELSAPVDTDINKIMTGAKVCKDNNIDIVTVPDSPMSKVRADSVVMSSKIKREIGIEAMPHMCCRDKNTNAIRSSLIGGHIEEIRNILAITGDPISDASRIETKSVFNLNSFKLIELINDMNNEVFTSDDIFIGGALNLNVLNKEVEYGRMMKKVERGAKFFLTQPIYDDSAVEFLKSIKERTDVKILGGILPVVSYRNAMFLNNELPGVTIPQEILNRFSEDMNREEGQNIGIDIAVSMGKKLKGICDGLYFITPFGRVNMIVDIVNRIKEV, from the coding sequence ATGATAAAAGAATTTTTAAACAATAATATATTAATATGTGATGGGGCAATGGGAACATATTATTCTGAAAAAACAGGAAATGACATATCCTACTGTGAATTTGGGAATTTAAACGATAAGAATACAATAAGAAGAATTCATGAAGAGTATATAGAAGCTGGGGCTAAGCTTATAAGAACAAATACTTTTAGTGCAAATTCAAAAGAACTTGGAGTTTCTAGAAAAACACTTAAGGATATAATTGAAAGTGGAATTGAAATAGCAAAAGAGGCTGTATATAACAAAGAAGTTTTTATAGGTGCAAGTATAGGTCCTATAAGAGAAAATGGAGCAGATGAAAATGTTGTAGAAGTATTAGAGGAATATAAGTTTATAGTTGATTGTTTTTTAGATAATAATATAAATGTATTTATTTTTGAAACATTAAGTAATTTGGATTATTTAGAAGAAGTAAGTACATATATTAAAAATAAAAAACCTGAAAGTTTTATATTGACACAATTTGCTGTGAAGCCTGACGGATTTACAAGAGATGGGTATAGTGTATCCAAAATTGTTGGCGAAGTAAAAAAGATAAATACTATAGATAGCTATGGTTTTAACTGTGGTTCTGGTCCTACTCATGCTTTAGAATTAATAAAAAAGATAGACATAGGAGATGATATTGTATCATCACTTCCCAATGCAGGCTTTCCAGAGATAATACATGAGAGGACTGTTTATCCAAATAATCCTGTGTATTTTGCACGAAAAGTAAAGGAAATAAAAAAACTAGGTGTATCAATAATAGGAGGATGCTGTGGAACAAATCCATCTTATATAAGTAAATTAAGAGATACAATAGATAATAAGCCAGAAGCTGGAGATAAAATTAAAAGATATGAACATGAAACATATAATGAAAAAAATATAATAAAGAATAAATTTAAGGAAAAAGTAAAGAATGGAGATTTTGTTATTGCCGTTGAATTAAGTGCACCAGTAGATACAGATATAAATAAGATAATGACTGGAGCTAAAGTATGCAAAGACAATAATATTGATATTGTAACAGTTCCAGATTCTCCAATGTCTAAGGTTAGAGCTGATTCAGTAGTAATGTCATCAAAAATAAAAAGAGAAATTGGAATCGAAGCAATGCCTCATATGTGTTGCAGAGATAAGAATACTAATGCAATAAGATCAAGCCTTATAGGAGGTCATATAGAAGAAATAAGAAATATTCTTGCTATTACAGGAGACCCTATAAGTGATGCAAGTAGAATTGAGACGAAAAGTGTATTTAATCTGAATTCTTTTAAATTAATAGAACTTATTAATGATATGAATAATGAGGTATTCACAAGTGATGATATATTTATTGGTGGTGCGCTTAATTTGAATGTTCTTAACAAGGAAGTTGAATATGGTAGAATGATGAAAAAAGTTGAAAGAGGTGCGAAATTCTTTTTAACACAACCAATTTATGATGATTCTGCGGTAGAATTTTTAAAAAGTATAAAAGAAAGAACTGATGTTAAGATACTTGGAGGCATACTGCCAGTGGTAAGTTATAGAAACGCAATGTTTTTAAATAACGAGCTTCCAGGGGTAACAATACCACAAGAAATTTTAAATAGATTTTCAGAAGATATGAATAGAGAAGAAGGTCAGAATATTGGTATAGATATTGCAGTTTCAATGGGCAAAAAATTAAAAGGTATATGTGATGGATTATACTTTATAACACCATTTGGAAGAGTAAATATGATAGTTGATATTGTAAATAGAATAAAAGAAGTATAG
- a CDS encoding LacI family DNA-binding transcriptional regulator, whose translation MSVTIKDIAKLANVSHTTVSRALNNSPYINEETKAKIKALAKELNYVPNYNAKSLVLLKSYVIGVFFSSISEGTSDTFFHEIVKGVNKVMDKEYNLVIRGIDNYEHSHPIDNKNFDGIIVVSQSKNDDEFIKTIIEKNIPMVVINRDISVDGVINVLSNDTKGSYDAVQYLINNNHKKIGMIQGNLEFESSTYRKKGYIMALEENNINVNNDYILSGKYTLESGYHNMKKLLNIEDKPTAVFCANDDIAVGAMKAIFESGLRVPDDISIIGFDNSNFCNYVTPTLTSVKKDSLTMSEIGGINLLDIINKKLINQEKIFIESYLVERNSVKRI comes from the coding sequence ATGAGTGTGACAATAAAAGATATTGCAAAACTTGCTAATGTTTCTCATACAACAGTTTCAAGAGCTCTTAATAATAGCCCATATATAAATGAAGAAACTAAAGCAAAGATTAAAGCATTGGCTAAGGAGTTGAACTATGTTCCCAATTATAATGCTAAAAGTCTTGTTTTGCTTAAATCTTATGTAATAGGTGTATTCTTCTCATCAATAAGCGAAGGAACATCAGATACGTTCTTCCATGAAATTGTTAAGGGTGTAAATAAAGTAATGGACAAGGAGTATAATCTTGTCATAAGAGGGATTGATAATTATGAACATTCTCATCCTATTGACAATAAAAATTTTGATGGAATTATAGTTGTAAGTCAAAGCAAAAATGATGATGAGTTTATTAAAACAATAATAGAAAAAAATATTCCAATGGTTGTTATAAATAGAGATATTAGTGTAGATGGTGTTATAAACGTATTATCAAATGATACAAAGGGTTCATATGATGCAGTACAGTATCTTATAAATAATAATCACAAAAAGATAGGAATGATTCAGGGTAACTTAGAGTTTGAATCAAGTACATATAGAAAAAAGGGATATATTATGGCTCTTGAGGAAAACAATATTAACGTTAACAATGATTATATTTTAAGTGGAAAGTATACACTTGAAAGTGGATATCATAACATGAAAAAACTTTTAAATATTGAAGATAAACCAACAGCAGTTTTTTGTGCAAATGATGATATAGCTGTTGGAGCTATGAAAGCAATATTTGAAAGTGGTCTTAGAGTTCCTGATGATATATCAATTATCGGATTTGATAACAGTAATTTCTGTAATTATGTTACACCAACACTTACTAGTGTAAAAAAAGATTCTCTTACGATGAGTGAAATAGGGGGTATTAATCTTCTTGATATAATAAATAAAAAATTAATAAATCAAGAGAAAATATTTATAGAATCATATCTCGTTGAAAGAAATTCTGTTAAAAGAATTTAA
- the uxaC gene encoding glucuronate isomerase: MKEFMDENFLLTNSISEKLYHEHSEKMPIIDYHCHINPKEILENKKFKNITEIWLYGDHYKWRAMRSYGIDEKYITGEGSDYEKFLAWADTVSHAIGNPLFHWTHLELKRYFGIDEVLSKKTASDIWEKCNEMLQKDEFTVRGLIKRSNVKAICTTDDPVDSLEYHLALKEDKSFHVKVLPAFRPDKALGINKDTFKEWFTKLESVVGRKITNFDEYLEALKSRVEFFHSVGCRVADNALDFVPRGKATLEELREIFAHVLKDGQVSFEDENKLRVYILKFFGKLYYDLGWVNQFHMNCVRDNNTTMYNKLGPDTGFDALNDTEVAVPLSNLLNELNEEKALSKTIIYSLNANDNAVIGTLLGCFQGDGIKGKIQHGSAWWFNDHKLGMEAQIKSLANLGMLSTFVGMLTDSRSFLSYTRHEYFRRILCNVIGEWVENGELPNDTEFLGEIVSDISYNNAKNYFNM; this comes from the coding sequence ATGAAAGAATTCATGGATGAAAATTTTTTATTAACAAATTCTATTTCTGAAAAGTTGTATCATGAGCATTCAGAAAAAATGCCGATTATTGATTATCATTGTCATATAAATCCAAAAGAGATATTAGAAAACAAGAAATTTAAAAACATAACAGAAATATGGCTTTATGGCGATCACTATAAATGGAGAGCTATGAGAAGTTATGGTATAGATGAAAAATATATAACTGGTGAAGGGTCGGATTATGAGAAGTTTTTAGCTTGGGCCGATACAGTTTCCCATGCAATTGGAAATCCACTATTTCACTGGACACATTTAGAATTAAAAAGATACTTTGGAATAGATGAAGTATTGAGTAAGAAAACAGCATCAGATATATGGGAAAAGTGTAATGAAATGCTTCAAAAAGATGAGTTCACAGTACGAGGATTAATTAAGCGATCAAATGTTAAAGCAATATGTACTACAGATGATCCTGTGGATTCATTAGAATATCATTTGGCATTAAAAGAGGACAAGAGTTTCCATGTTAAAGTATTACCAGCATTTAGGCCAGATAAAGCTTTAGGTATTAATAAAGATACATTTAAGGAATGGTTCACAAAGTTAGAGTCAGTTGTAGGTAGAAAAATAACTAATTTTGATGAATATTTAGAAGCTTTAAAGTCAAGAGTTGAATTCTTTCATAGTGTAGGATGTAGGGTTGCAGATAATGCGTTAGATTTTGTTCCAAGAGGAAAGGCTACATTAGAAGAACTAAGAGAGATTTTTGCACATGTTTTAAAAGATGGACAAGTATCTTTTGAAGATGAAAATAAATTAAGAGTTTATATATTAAAGTTCTTTGGAAAATTATACTATGATTTGGGATGGGTCAATCAATTCCATATGAATTGTGTAAGAGATAATAATACTACAATGTATAATAAATTAGGTCCTGATACGGGATTTGATGCTCTTAATGATACAGAAGTAGCTGTTCCATTATCTAATTTATTAAATGAATTAAATGAAGAAAAAGCATTATCTAAAACAATAATATATAGCTTAAATGCTAATGATAATGCAGTTATAGGTACATTACTTGGCTGCTTCCAAGGCGATGGAATAAAAGGGAAGATTCAGCATGGATCAGCTTGGTGGTTTAATGACCATAAGTTGGGAATGGAAGCACAAATTAAATCATTAGCAAACTTAGGAATGTTAAGTACATTTGTTGGAATGCTTACTGATTCAAGAAGTTTCTTATCTTATACAAGACATGAATATTTCAGAAGAATATTATGTAATGTAATTGGGGAATGGGTTGAAAATGGTGAATTACCAAATGATACTGAATTCTTAGGTGAAATAGTAAGTGATATAAGTTATAACAATGCTAAGAATTACTTTAATATGTAG
- a CDS encoding bifunctional 4-hydroxy-2-oxoglutarate aldolase/2-dehydro-3-deoxy-phosphogluconate aldolase, which yields MKREEVLGRVKEAGVVAVVRGNSKEQGLKIVEAAVKGGIKVMELTMTVPNPVDFLKEVVEQYKDTDIIVGAGTVLDSETARACILAGAQFIVSPSLDVDTLKLCNRYKVCVMPGVMSVKDAITAMEYGVDVVKIFPANLYGPSVISSFKGPLPQGDFMPTGGVTVENLHEWFKAGAVVVGTGGSLTKGATTGNYDAVEKEARRFMDAYREAKGI from the coding sequence ATGAAAAGAGAAGAAGTATTAGGAAGAGTAAAAGAAGCTGGAGTTGTTGCTGTTGTAAGAGGAAACTCTAAAGAGCAAGGCCTGAAGATAGTTGAAGCAGCAGTTAAAGGTGGAATAAAAGTAATGGAACTTACAATGACAGTTCCAAATCCTGTAGATTTTTTAAAAGAAGTTGTAGAGCAATACAAAGATACAGACATTATTGTTGGAGCAGGAACAGTCTTAGATTCAGAAACAGCAAGAGCTTGTATATTAGCAGGAGCACAATTTATTGTTAGTCCAAGCCTTGATGTGGATACATTAAAATTATGTAACAGATATAAAGTATGTGTTATGCCAGGTGTTATGAGTGTTAAAGATGCGATTACTGCTATGGAATATGGAGTAGATGTTGTTAAAATATTCCCAGCAAATCTTTATGGACCATCAGTAATTTCATCATTTAAAGGGCCTCTTCCACAAGGAGATTTTATGCCAACAGGTGGAGTAACTGTTGAAAACTTACATGAATGGTTTAAAGCTGGCGCTGTAGTTGTTGGAACAGGTGGAAGTTTAACTAAAGGTGCTACAACTGGTAATTATGATGCAGTAGAAAAAGAGGCTAGAAGATTTATGGATGCATATAGAGAAGCGAAGGGGATTTAA
- a CDS encoding sugar kinase, with protein MDVVTFGESMIVFSPQSHGPLRHVHTFEKTIGGAESNVATALSKLNHTVGWFSKLSNDEFGRDVISSIRAEGVDTSRVILDENNNTGLIFKEYYQRSNPNVYYYRKNSAASTISPDDIDEEYIKSAKILHLTGITLALSKSARESVYKAIDIAKSNGILVSFDPNIRLKLWDLEEAKEILVDIANKADIVMPGLDEAEILLGLTDKDEICDYFLGKNAKIVAIKLGAEGCYIKSKEESCMVPGYNVSDIIIDTVGAGDGFAAGFLCGYLDNLSLEEIGQYSNGMGAMATLASGDMTGYPSFEQLMEFIGKKHGVDR; from the coding sequence ATGGATGTAGTAACTTTTGGAGAATCGATGATTGTTTTTAGCCCGCAATCACATGGACCATTAAGACATGTTCATACATTTGAAAAAACAATAGGCGGAGCAGAATCAAATGTTGCAACAGCTCTTTCAAAATTAAATCATACTGTAGGATGGTTTTCAAAATTATCAAATGATGAATTTGGAAGAGATGTTATAAGTTCTATTAGAGCTGAAGGTGTAGATACATCACGAGTTATTTTAGATGAGAATAATAATACTGGATTAATATTTAAGGAATATTATCAAAGAAGTAATCCTAATGTTTATTATTATAGAAAAAACTCGGCAGCAAGTACAATTTCTCCAGATGATATTGATGAAGAATATATTAAAAGTGCAAAAATACTTCATCTAACAGGAATAACACTTGCTTTATCCAAAAGTGCAAGAGAATCAGTTTATAAAGCGATAGATATAGCAAAATCAAATGGGATTTTAGTATCTTTTGATCCGAATATAAGATTAAAGTTATGGGACTTAGAAGAAGCAAAAGAAATTTTGGTGGATATTGCTAATAAAGCTGACATTGTAATGCCAGGTCTCGATGAAGCAGAGATTCTTTTAGGGTTAACGGATAAAGATGAAATTTGTGATTACTTTTTAGGAAAGAATGCAAAAATAGTTGCTATAAAGCTAGGGGCTGAAGGATGCTACATAAAAAGTAAAGAAGAAAGTTGTATGGTACCAGGATACAATGTATCTGATATAATTATTGATACTGTTGGTGCAGGAGATGGATTTGCAGCAGGGTTTCTTTGTGGATATCTTGATAATTTATCTTTAGAGGAAATTGGACAATATTCAAATGGAATGGGAGCTATGGCGACTCTTGCAAGTGGGGACATGACAGGTTATCCGAGTTTTGAACAACTTATGGAGTTTATTGGGAAAAAGCATGGAGTAGATAGATAA